A part of Microcoleus sp. FACHB-831 genomic DNA contains:
- a CDS encoding amylo-alpha-1,6-glucosidase, whose product MASDTIELDGKTFVPASQLIIPEWPCVLGDRPQPTLTVKDNDLFLVTDTLGNISGCLGDDMNASMGLFCCDTRFLSRLELQINQRSPVLLSSTADKGFALSVLCTNPSTDGGARLEGGDKLEPDTPADGKAETSLHPLRADTIGIAREIVLNGALFEELEVSNYSTTSIRFQLSLSFDADFVDLFVVRGYSRKHKGQLLCAVPNIQPAEAQTQEISLAYQGLDGAVMESRIHFLHRQPDYFQGYTAVWEMELESHETQKLGYRLHMLTNNRPASGVSSPVTLAQARAAELIEQQDWRQHVTQIRSDKNTFNRVVERAEQDVYLLRQSFGKGHVLSAGVPWFSTLFGRDSIIAASQTLMLDSAIARETLIILADYQGKKDDEWRDEQPGKILHELRMGEMARCQEIPHTPYYGTVDATPLWLMLYAEYFAWTADGETLELLWPNALAAMEWIDRNCKETGYLSYQRQSKRGLANQGWKDSGDCIVNSKGEMAQGAIALAEVQAYVYSAKVRLAELARMKKRLDLADRWLDEARDLKIRFNRDFWMQHQDFCALALDGDGNQVDSISSNPGHCLNLGIFLPEKAYSVAERLRAPDMFNGWGIRTLSSLSPAYNPMGYHVGSVWPHDNAIIAMGMRSLGLIDQSLELFQALFDMTQMQPYHRPPELFCGYDRTPDNAPVKYPVACSPQAWATGSIFQLLHMIVNLVPDAPGNCLRIIDPALPPTINRLSLHNLRVGPTLLDLEFERSGNTTACRVAKKRGNLRVVIEA is encoded by the coding sequence ATGGCATCGGACACTATTGAACTTGATGGGAAGACCTTCGTACCTGCATCGCAGCTTATTATCCCAGAGTGGCCTTGTGTTCTGGGCGATCGCCCGCAACCAACTCTCACTGTAAAAGATAACGACCTGTTTTTAGTCACCGACACGCTAGGCAACATCTCTGGATGCTTAGGAGATGATATGAACGCCAGCATGGGGCTGTTCTGCTGCGATACGCGGTTCCTCAGTCGCCTGGAATTGCAAATTAACCAACGCTCGCCCGTCTTACTCAGCAGCACAGCCGATAAAGGCTTTGCTCTGTCGGTTCTGTGTACCAATCCCAGCACTGACGGAGGAGCGCGATTAGAGGGAGGGGATAAATTAGAGCCAGATACCCCAGCAGACGGAAAGGCAGAAACATCGTTACATCCCCTACGAGCCGATACTATCGGCATTGCGCGGGAGATTGTACTCAATGGAGCGCTATTTGAAGAATTAGAAGTCTCTAACTACAGTACAACTTCGATTCGCTTTCAACTCAGTCTTAGCTTTGATGCAGATTTTGTGGACTTATTTGTAGTCCGGGGGTACAGTCGAAAACACAAAGGCCAGCTCCTTTGCGCCGTACCCAATATTCAACCAGCAGAAGCACAAACGCAAGAGATCTCTTTAGCTTATCAGGGACTAGATGGGGCGGTGATGGAATCTCGCATCCATTTCTTACATCGTCAGCCTGACTATTTCCAGGGTTACACTGCTGTTTGGGAGATGGAGTTAGAGTCTCACGAAACCCAAAAGCTGGGTTATCGGCTCCATATGCTGACAAATAACCGTCCTGCTTCGGGCGTAAGTTCGCCTGTCACCCTCGCCCAAGCTCGTGCGGCTGAATTAATCGAGCAGCAAGATTGGCGTCAACACGTAACGCAAATTCGCTCCGACAAAAACACTTTTAATCGGGTGGTTGAGCGTGCAGAACAGGATGTTTATTTACTGCGACAGTCATTCGGCAAAGGTCACGTCCTGTCAGCGGGGGTTCCTTGGTTCTCTACGCTATTTGGGCGCGACTCGATAATTGCGGCATCGCAAACCTTGATGCTCGACTCGGCGATCGCTCGCGAAACTCTAATTATCTTAGCTGACTACCAAGGTAAGAAAGACGATGAGTGGCGCGACGAACAGCCAGGGAAAATTTTACACGAGCTGCGAATGGGTGAAATGGCTCGCTGTCAAGAAATTCCCCATACGCCTTATTACGGTACGGTAGATGCTACGCCGCTGTGGTTAATGCTCTACGCCGAATACTTTGCTTGGACAGCCGACGGCGAAACTCTGGAGTTACTATGGCCTAATGCTCTGGCGGCGATGGAGTGGATTGACCGCAATTGCAAGGAAACGGGTTATTTGAGCTACCAACGCCAATCAAAGCGGGGTTTGGCCAATCAAGGGTGGAAAGACTCTGGAGACTGTATTGTTAACAGTAAGGGTGAGATGGCTCAAGGAGCGATCGCTCTTGCGGAAGTTCAGGCTTATGTCTACTCTGCGAAAGTGCGTCTTGCAGAACTAGCCCGAATGAAGAAGCGGCTTGACTTAGCAGACAGGTGGCTAGACGAGGCGCGAGACCTGAAAATTCGCTTTAATCGCGATTTTTGGATGCAACACCAAGACTTCTGCGCCTTAGCCTTAGATGGCGATGGCAATCAGGTGGACAGTATTTCGTCTAACCCCGGCCACTGTCTGAATCTGGGTATATTTTTACCTGAAAAAGCTTATAGCGTGGCGGAACGTCTGCGGGCGCCGGATATGTTCAACGGCTGGGGAATTCGCACTCTGAGCAGTTTGTCACCTGCTTATAATCCTATGGGATATCACGTCGGGTCAGTCTGGCCTCACGATAATGCAATTATTGCGATGGGAATGCGATCGCTTGGTCTTATCGATCAATCTCTCGAACTCTTCCAAGCCTTGTTCGACATGACGCAAATGCAGCCCTATCACCGACCCCCGGAACTGTTTTGCGGTTACGACCGCACCCCCGACAACGCCCCCGTCAAGTATCCCGTCGCTTGCTCGCCTCAAGCTTGGGCAACTGGCAGTATATTTCAACTGCTGCACATGATAGTCAATTTAGTTCCTGACGCTCCTGGCAACTGCTTGCGGATTATCGATCCTGCCCTACCTCCAACAATTAACCGCCTATCGCTGCACAACTTGCGAGTCGGGCCAACTTTGCTCGACTTAGAGTTTGAGCGTTCCGGCAATACCACAGCTTGCCGCGTCGCCAAGAAACGCGGAAACCTGCGAGTGGTAATTGAAGCCTAA
- a CDS encoding DUF2973 domain-containing protein, translated as MLHLLYVIAFTILAVLAVGNLIRNLVTLNTESHRRPTDRGQSPLRASSSSALFPAHPELVDKAGNYINEPLLVMRSMTVEDAREQLDALYKASPGNNEKDVWEE; from the coding sequence ATGTTACACCTGCTATACGTTATTGCTTTTACAATTCTGGCGGTTCTGGCAGTCGGGAATTTAATCCGCAACTTGGTGACATTGAATACAGAGTCTCACCGTCGCCCTACGGATCGCGGCCAGTCCCCATTGAGAGCTTCCTCATCTTCAGCTCTGTTTCCGGCGCACCCGGAACTCGTCGATAAAGCTGGCAACTATATCAACGAGCCGCTTCTAGTTATGCGTTCCATGACTGTAGAAGATGCTCGCGAACAGCTAGACGCATTATACAAAGCTTCTCCCGGCAACAACGAAAAAGATGTTTGGGAAGAGTAA
- a CDS encoding DUF2605 domain-containing protein — protein MAHSNLPEQELLKTILQPLLEDFQHWFARSRTLLENEEISFLGAKQQADLLARINQAQKEVSTAMMLFKATGGQVGIETAALVPWHQLVTECWQIAMRFRSEQSTRPNK, from the coding sequence ATGGCTCATTCAAACTTGCCCGAACAAGAATTGCTGAAAACGATATTGCAACCGCTGTTAGAAGATTTTCAGCATTGGTTTGCGCGATCGCGCACCCTTCTCGAAAATGAGGAAATTTCTTTCTTAGGAGCCAAGCAGCAAGCTGACCTGCTAGCGCGGATTAACCAGGCGCAAAAGGAAGTCAGCACGGCAATGATGCTATTCAAAGCAACTGGCGGGCAAGTCGGAATCGAAACAGCGGCTCTAGTGCCTTGGCATCAGCTTGTGACTGAGTGCTGGCAAATTGCCATGCGGTTCCGATCAGAACAGTCAACTAGACCTAACAAATAA
- the thrS gene encoding threonine--tRNA ligase, which translates to MPPLEAIQPSQQPEKMYLPRTSESEPLKKIRHTASHVMAMAVQKLFPKAQVTIGPWIENGFYYDFDNPEPFTEKDLKAIYKEMVKIINRKLPVIREEVSREEAESRIKAINEPYKLEILEGLEAPITIYHLGDIWWDLCAGPHIENTGELNPKAIEIESVAGAYWRGDETKAQLQRIYATAWETPEQLAEYKRRKEEALKRDHRKLGKELGLFIFSDPVGPGLPLWTPKGTVLRSILEDFLKQEQLKRGYQQVVTPHIGRVDLFKISGHWQKYKEDMFPMMAEDEEAASLEQGFALKPMNCPFHIQIYKSELRSYRELPMRLAEFGTVYRYEQSGQLGGLTRVRGFTVDDSHLFVTPEQLNSEFINVVDLILSVFKSLQLKNFKARLSFRDPASDKYIGSDEAWEKAQSAIRQAVETLGMDHFEGIGEAAFYGPKLDFIFSDVLDREWQLGTVQVDYNLPERFDLEYVAADGSRQRPVMIHRAPFGSLERLIGILIEEYAGDFPLWLAPVQARLLPVGDEFIPFAKEVVDKMRSLGIRAEVDINGEHLKKQIRNAEKDKIPVMGIVGAKEVESNTLSLRLRTSGKPTEELGAMPVAEVIEKMKEAIANYSNF; encoded by the coding sequence ATGCCTCCTTTAGAAGCGATACAACCCTCACAACAGCCTGAAAAAATGTATCTGCCCCGCACCAGCGAATCTGAACCCTTAAAAAAAATCCGTCATACGGCATCCCACGTAATGGCTATGGCGGTGCAAAAACTATTTCCGAAGGCACAGGTAACTATCGGCCCTTGGATAGAAAATGGATTCTACTATGACTTTGACAATCCAGAGCCGTTTACCGAAAAAGATTTAAAGGCCATCTATAAAGAGATGGTTAAGATTATTAATCGTAAACTGCCCGTGATTAGAGAGGAAGTTAGCCGCGAAGAAGCCGAAAGCCGGATTAAAGCAATAAACGAGCCTTACAAGCTAGAGATATTAGAAGGCTTAGAAGCACCCATTACGATCTACCATTTGGGAGATATTTGGTGGGATTTGTGTGCTGGTCCTCACATAGAAAATACTGGAGAATTGAACCCCAAGGCGATAGAAATAGAAAGCGTTGCTGGTGCTTACTGGCGCGGAGACGAAACCAAAGCTCAACTACAGCGCATCTATGCCACCGCTTGGGAAACGCCTGAACAACTGGCTGAGTATAAGCGCCGCAAGGAAGAAGCCCTCAAGCGAGATCACCGCAAGCTAGGCAAAGAACTGGGATTGTTTATTTTTTCAGATCCAGTAGGGCCGGGATTGCCGCTGTGGACGCCAAAAGGAACGGTATTGCGTAGCATTCTGGAAGACTTCCTGAAGCAAGAACAGCTAAAGCGCGGATACCAGCAGGTAGTAACGCCCCACATCGGCAGAGTGGATTTATTCAAAATTTCTGGACACTGGCAGAAATACAAAGAAGATATGTTCCCGATGATGGCGGAAGATGAGGAAGCCGCATCGTTAGAACAAGGCTTTGCCCTCAAGCCGATGAACTGTCCCTTTCACATCCAAATCTACAAGAGCGAGTTGCGTTCTTATCGCGAACTGCCAATGCGCCTAGCAGAATTTGGCACAGTTTATCGTTACGAACAATCGGGACAATTAGGTGGTTTAACGCGGGTGCGTGGCTTTACTGTCGATGATTCTCATCTATTTGTAACGCCAGAACAACTAAACAGCGAATTCATCAACGTGGTGGATTTGATTTTGTCTGTCTTCAAGAGTCTGCAACTGAAGAACTTTAAGGCGAGGCTTAGTTTCCGCGATCCAGCTTCAGATAAATATATTGGCTCAGATGAAGCTTGGGAAAAGGCTCAAAGTGCTATTCGTCAAGCCGTCGAAACGTTGGGAATGGATCACTTTGAAGGCATTGGAGAAGCGGCATTTTATGGCCCTAAACTCGATTTTATCTTTAGCGATGTCTTAGATCGCGAATGGCAGTTGGGGACGGTTCAAGTAGATTACAATTTGCCAGAGCGGTTTGATTTAGAGTATGTGGCGGCAGATGGTTCGCGGCAACGTCCGGTGATGATTCACCGCGCTCCTTTTGGTTCTTTGGAAAGGCTAATTGGAATTTTAATTGAGGAGTATGCTGGTGATTTTCCCCTGTGGTTAGCGCCAGTACAAGCCAGATTGCTGCCAGTGGGCGATGAGTTTATACCATTTGCTAAAGAAGTGGTGGATAAAATGCGATCGCTCGGTATCCGCGCCGAAGTTGATATTAATGGCGAACACCTCAAGAAGCAAATTCGCAATGCAGAAAAAGACAAAATTCCAGTTATGGGAATAGTGGGAGCGAAGGAGGTTGAATCCAACACTCTCAGTCTTCGGCTTCGCACTTCTGGCAAGCCAACTGAAGAATTAGGAGCAATGCCAGTTGCAGAGGTGATTGAGAAAATGAAGGAAGCGATCGCTAATTACAGCAACTTCTAA
- a CDS encoding histidine kinase dimerization/phosphoacceptor domain -containing protein, whose protein sequence is MQHNPSSTSLVCLENAIDRRPLTVSPDTLLTEAITIMGKAQSSCVLPTLKVPLGSVLMSKARTSSVFVVEGTQLLGAFTDTDAAWAIAKGMNLADVKIASVMRKPSITIALSESDDVNVLTALSLLRQHQIRHLPILEGGQLVGVVTFESIRQALQLDELLKSQPLSEAIASPVIHAPLTTDALSLAQLMMEHHVNCVVLTKTDSEKGIIPVGIVSERDIVQLYSLKLDLQKTQAQNIMVAPLLCLSPSDSVLVAHWKMQQQYVQRAVVSESSGELLGIVTPTSFLQTFPLTEISKAVEQLQHSINQFAAEKALLGHNNNTNLERQGHESHAELLEQLERNRLLTAIALRIRESLNLEAILKTAVAEVRQFLQTDRVIIYRFNPDLSGTVVVESVAEGWQPALGSTVKDNCFAKDYAQSYKEGRIQVTEDIYTAGLTQCHIDILVLFDIRANLVVPILQKEHLWGLLCAYHCSGPRRWREFEVDLLKQLSTQVAIAIQQSTLFEQVQAELAERKRAEEQLKASLKEKEVLLKEIHHRVKNNLQIISSLLKLQSAYIKEPQAVDMFKDSQNRIRSMALIHEKLYQSKDLSKIDFAEYIRDLTFNLLRSYKSNSQIISLKTTVNDIWLNIDTAIPCGLIINELVSNSLKHAFTPTNRENQISINLNSDGDKNFLLIISDNGCGFPQELDFRNTESLGLELVCTLTEQLEGTIELDSSTGTSFKITFSEIGNLGRNN, encoded by the coding sequence ATGCAACACAATCCATCATCCACATCTTTAGTTTGCCTAGAGAATGCCATCGATCGTCGTCCTCTAACGGTATCGCCTGACACGCTGCTTACGGAAGCTATTACAATCATGGGCAAAGCTCAGAGTAGTTGCGTACTGCCTACTTTAAAGGTTCCGCTAGGCTCAGTTTTGATGAGCAAGGCTAGAACTAGCAGTGTTTTTGTCGTAGAAGGCACGCAATTATTGGGAGCTTTTACTGATACAGATGCAGCCTGGGCAATAGCTAAGGGGATGAATTTAGCTGATGTGAAGATTGCTTCTGTGATGAGAAAGCCTAGCATTACCATAGCGCTGAGTGAATCCGACGATGTAAATGTTTTAACTGCACTCTCCCTGCTGCGCCAGCATCAAATCCGTCACTTGCCTATTTTGGAAGGCGGACAACTCGTGGGTGTTGTCACATTTGAGAGTATTCGCCAAGCACTGCAACTAGATGAGCTACTAAAATCGCAGCCATTGTCGGAAGCGATCGCCTCCCCAGTTATTCACGCACCACTGACGACAGACGCACTATCGTTAGCTCAGCTGATGATGGAACATCATGTCAATTGTGTCGTGCTTACTAAAACCGACTCGGAGAAGGGCATTATCCCAGTAGGGATTGTCAGCGAACGGGATATCGTCCAGCTTTACAGCCTGAAGCTAGATTTACAAAAAACGCAGGCTCAAAACATAATGGTTGCACCATTGCTATGTTTGAGTCCTTCAGATTCAGTATTAGTTGCTCATTGGAAAATGCAGCAACAGTACGTGCAACGAGCCGTTGTATCTGAAAGTAGCGGGGAACTGTTAGGTATCGTTACGCCAACCAGCTTTCTGCAAACGTTTCCTCTAACAGAAATATCTAAAGCAGTAGAGCAATTGCAGCACTCTATCAACCAGTTTGCAGCAGAGAAAGCCTTATTGGGGCACAACAATAATACGAACCTGGAACGCCAAGGACACGAGAGCCACGCGGAACTGCTAGAGCAACTTGAGCGCAATCGCCTCCTAACCGCGATCGCCCTACGCATCCGCGAATCCCTCAATCTGGAGGCAATACTTAAGACTGCGGTCGCTGAAGTGCGACAATTTTTGCAAACTGACCGCGTAATCATCTACCGTTTCAATCCAGACTTAAGCGGGACTGTAGTTGTTGAATCTGTAGCTGAAGGTTGGCAACCTGCACTAGGAAGCACGGTAAAAGACAATTGCTTTGCAAAAGACTATGCTCAGTCGTACAAAGAAGGTCGCATTCAAGTCACTGAAGATATATATACGGCAGGTTTAACCCAATGTCACATTGATATATTGGTTCTGTTTGATATCAGAGCTAACTTAGTAGTTCCCATTCTGCAAAAAGAACATCTATGGGGGCTGCTGTGCGCCTATCATTGTTCGGGGCCAAGACGTTGGCGGGAATTTGAAGTTGATTTGCTCAAACAGTTGTCTACCCAGGTAGCGATCGCCATCCAGCAATCTACCCTCTTCGAGCAAGTACAAGCCGAACTAGCTGAACGCAAACGCGCCGAAGAACAGCTTAAGGCATCGCTTAAAGAGAAAGAGGTGCTTCTTAAGGAAATTCACCATCGTGTTAAAAACAATTTGCAAATTATTTCTAGCTTGTTGAAACTTCAATCTGCTTATATCAAAGAACCACAAGCCGTTGATATGTTTAAAGACAGCCAAAATCGCATCCGCTCTATGGCTCTCATTCATGAAAAATTATATCAATCAAAAGATTTATCTAAAATAGATTTTGCGGAATATATTCGCGATCTAACATTTAACTTGCTTCGCTCCTATAAAAGTAACTCTCAAATAATTAGCCTAAAAACAACTGTTAATGACATTTGGCTAAATATTGATACAGCAATTCCCTGTGGTTTGATTATTAACGAATTGGTTTCAAATTCTCTAAAACACGCTTTTACACCAACCAATCGAGAAAACCAAATATCTATAAATCTTAATTCCGATGGAGATAAAAATTTTCTGCTTATTATTAGCGACAACGGATGTGGTTTTCCACAAGAGCTAGATTTCCGAAATACCGAGTCATTGGGCTTAGAGCTAGTATGCACCCTAACAGAACAATTGGAAGGTACTATAGAACTTGATAGCAGCACGGGTACAAGTTTTAAAATTACATTTTCAGAAATAGGAAATTTAGGAAGGAATAATTAA
- a CDS encoding ATP-binding protein has product MASAKILVVEDEKIVAKDIINTLKRLGYFVTAAVSSGEEAIIKAGEAQPDLILMDIRLKGKMDGIEAAEEIRANYNIPVIYLTANADENTLQRAGLTEPFGYIVKPFEERDLHTTIEIALRRHLAEAAVRVALEKEKELSEMKSRFWFMVAHEFRNPLTAILSASQLLESYSHELSELKKREYFYLIETSVQSMNELLNEVLAFGRAERGKLEFKPEAIDLVMFCHNLVEELQFSNTLKHHIILDVQGECKEACLDEKLLRHILGNLIVNAIKYSPQGGNVYLDLLCENEQAIFKVKDNGIGIPADDQEIMFESFHRAANVGDIPGYGLGLTMVKKCLELHGGQISFDSTLGVGTTFTVKLPLNSCIPSFRNDVR; this is encoded by the coding sequence ATGGCATCTGCAAAGATTTTAGTAGTTGAAGACGAAAAAATTGTAGCCAAGGATATAATTAATACATTAAAGCGGTTAGGCTATTTTGTAACTGCTGCTGTATCTTCAGGAGAAGAAGCAATTATAAAAGCAGGCGAGGCGCAGCCAGATCTAATATTAATGGATATTAGATTAAAAGGTAAAATGGATGGCATAGAAGCTGCTGAAGAAATTAGAGCTAATTATAATATTCCCGTAATTTATTTAACTGCTAATGCTGATGAAAATACACTACAGCGAGCAGGGCTAACAGAGCCGTTTGGCTATATAGTTAAACCCTTTGAAGAAAGAGATTTACATACCACAATAGAAATCGCTCTTCGCAGACACCTCGCCGAAGCAGCAGTCCGCGTCGCTTTGGAGAAAGAAAAAGAACTAAGCGAAATGAAATCGCGCTTTTGGTTCATGGTAGCCCACGAATTCCGCAATCCGCTGACAGCTATCTTATCTGCTTCTCAATTACTCGAATCTTACAGTCACGAACTATCGGAATTAAAAAAACGCGAGTATTTTTATCTTATTGAAACATCTGTTCAATCTATGAACGAGCTGTTAAATGAAGTTTTAGCTTTTGGGAGAGCAGAACGCGGTAAATTAGAATTTAAGCCAGAAGCAATCGATTTAGTAATGTTTTGCCATAACTTGGTAGAAGAATTGCAATTTAGCAATACCCTAAAGCATCATATTATTTTAGATGTTCAAGGTGAATGTAAGGAAGCTTGTTTAGACGAAAAACTTTTACGGCATATTCTCGGAAACTTAATTGTAAATGCTATTAAATACTCGCCGCAAGGAGGGAATGTATACTTAGACCTATTGTGTGAGAACGAGCAAGCAATATTTAAAGTAAAAGACAACGGTATTGGGATTCCAGCAGACGATCAAGAAATTATGTTTGAATCATTTCATAGAGCTGCAAATGTTGGGGATATTCCTGGATATGGGCTAGGGCTAACTATGGTCAAAAAATGTTTGGAGCTACACGGCGGGCAGATTAGTTTTGACAGTACACTTGGAGTAGGTACAACATTTACAGTAAAGCTACCCTTGAATAGCTGCATACCCAGCTTTAGAAATGATGTGCGCTGA